Proteins encoded in a region of the Aythya fuligula isolate bAytFul2 chromosome 13, bAytFul2.pri, whole genome shotgun sequence genome:
- the ARHGEF6 gene encoding rho guanine nucleotide exchange factor 6 isoform X1, giving the protein MTENGSHQLVVKARFNFKQTNEDELSVNKGDIIYVTRVEEGGWWEGTLNGKTGWFPSNYVREIKSTDKPLSPKALKGLESTQLTKNYYPVVLQNILETERDYAKELQSLLGTYLRPLQSYDKLSAVDIASLLGNVEEISAFQQTLNQALEDVAKLSENQQRVGGCFMNLMPQFRSLYLTYCANHPSAVNVLTQHSDELEKFMESQGAANPGILILTTSLSKPFLRLDKYVTLLQELERHMEEAHADHEDILKAITSFKSLVSQCQELRKRKQLELQILSESIQRWEGEDIKTMGNIIYMSQVMVQSGGSEEKEERYFLLFSNVLLMLSASPRMSGFIYQGKLPLTGMTLTKLEDAEGNEHMFEIGGNMTERITVSCSTSQDLHEWLDHLQRLTKGTCNTVSKTQSWSAHSTFSSTGQIRGPLEPPKILKPWSLSCLRPAPPLRPSAALSYKEDSSKSPKTMKKFLPKRKTERKASDEEFVIRKSTAALEEDAQILKVIEAYCTGAGFQQALSSGSRKDSIPQVLLPEEEKIIIEETRSNGQTVTEEKSLVDTVYALKDEVKELKQENKRMKQCLEEELKSRKDLEKLVRRLLKQTDECAREDTGRKSSLIA; this is encoded by the exons ATGACCGAGAATGGCAGTCATCAGCTGGTGGTAAAGGCCAGGTTCAATTTTAAGCAGACCAATGAGGACGAACTCTCCGTTAACAAAGGAGACATTATTTATGTCACCCGGGTTGAAGAAGGGGgctggtgggaagggaccttgaatGGAAAAACAGGCTGGTTCCCAAGCAACTACGTCAGAGAAATCAAATCCACCG ATAAACCACTCTCTCCCAAAGCATTAAAAGGACTTGAAAGCACTCAGCTGACAAAGAATTATTACCCTGTG GTGTtgcaaaatattctggaaaCAGAACGAGATTATGCGAAGGAACTACAGTCACTTCTGGGAACTTACTTAAGACCCCTCCAGTCTTATGATAA GCTCAGCGCCGTGGACATCGCATCATTGCTGGGAAATGTGGAAGAAATCAGTGCGTTTCAGCAAACACTGAATCAAGCCTTGGAAGATGTTGCAAA GCTCTCCGAGAACCAGCAACGTGTGGGAGGCTGCTTTATGAACCTGATGCCCCAGTTCCGGTCCCTCTACCTGACCTACTGTGCTAACCACCCGTCCGCAGTCAATGTCCTCACGCAGCACAG TGATGAGCTGGAGAAGTTCATGGAGAGCCAGGGTGCGGCCAACCCAGGCATTCTCATCTTAACCACGAGCCTCAGCAAACCCTTCCTGAGGCTGGATAAATACGTGacactgctgcaggagctggagcggcaCATGGAG GAGGCGCATGCAGATCATGAAGACATCTTGAAAGCCATCACATCCTTCAAATCTCTTGTG TCTCAGTGTCAGGAACTGAGGAAGAGGAAACAACTTGAGCTGCAGATCCTTTCTGAATCCATTCAGCgctgggaaggagaggacaTAAAAACGATGGGAAACATCATCTACATGTCCCAGGTTATGGTGCAGAGTGGGGGGAGCGAG gagaaggaagagcggtattttttgttgttttccaatGTTTTGCTCATGCTGTCTGCAAGCCCACGGATGAGTGGGTTCATCTATCAG GGAAAGCTGCCTTTAACAGGAATGACGCTGACAAAGCTGGAAGATGCCGAAGGGAACGAGCACATGTTTGAAATTGGAG GGAACATGACAGAGCGGATCACCGtgtcctgcagcaccagccaggACTTGCACGAATGGCTTGACCACTTGCAAAGGCTGACCAAAGGGACATGCAACACCGTATCCAAAACGCAGTCCTGGAGCGCTCATTCG ACATTTAGCTCAACCGGACAGATCCGTGGCCCTCTGGAACCCCCCAAAATCCTCAAGCCTTGGAGCTTGAGCTGCCTCCGTCCTGCTCCTCCACTCAGACCATCAGCGGCACTGAGTTACAAGGAG GACTCCAGCAAAAGTCCAAAAACCATGAAGAAGTTTcttccaaaaaggaaaactgagagaaaagcaTCAGATGAAGAGTTTGTTATTAGGAAAA GTACTGCTGCATTGGAAGAAGATGCTCAGATCTTGAAGGTGATCGAGGCATACTGTACCGGGGCAGGCTTCCAGCAAGCTCTCAGTTCAG GCTCCCGTAAAGACTCCATCCCCCAAGTCCTTCTtcctgaggaagagaaaatcaTCATCGAGGAAACAAGAAGCAATGGCCAGACTGTCACGGAGGAAAA gagcCTAGTTGACACAGTTTATGCACTGAAAGATGAAGTCAAGGAACTGAAGCAG GAGAACAAAAGGATGAAACAGTGTTTGGAGGAAGAGCTCAAATCCAGGAAGGACTTGGAGAAGCTGGTCAGAAGGCTGCTGAAGCAGACAGATGAGTGTGCCAGGGAGGACACGGGGCGCAAGTCGTCTCTGATTGCCTGA
- the ARHGEF6 gene encoding rho guanine nucleotide exchange factor 6 isoform X3: MTENGSHQLVVKARFNFKQTNEDELSVNKGDIIYVTRVEEGGWWEGTLNGKTGWFPSNYVREIKSTDKPLSPKALKGLESTQLTKNYYPVVLQNILETERDYAKELQSLLGTYLRPLQSYDKLSAVDIASLLGNVEEISAFQQTLNQALEDVAKLSENQQRVGGCFMNLMPQFRSLYLTYCANHPSAVNVLTQHSDELEKFMESQGAANPGILILTTSLSKPFLRLDKYVTLLQELERHMEEAHADHEDILKAITSFKSLVSQCQELRKRKQLELQILSESIQRWEGEDIKTMGNIIYMSQVMVQSGGSEEKEERYFLLFSNVLLMLSASPRMSGFIYQGKLPLTGMTLTKLEDAEGNEHMFEIGGNMTERITVSCSTSQDLHEWLDHLQRLTKGTCNTVSKTQSWSAHSTFSSTGQIRGPLEPPKILKPWSLSCLRPAPPLRPSAALSYKERMSYILKDSSKSPKTMKKFLPKRKTERKASDEEFVIRKSTAALEEDAQILKVIEAYCTGAGFQQALSSGSRKDSIPQVLLPEEEKIIIEETRSNGQTVTEEKSLVDTVYALKDEVKELKQENKRMKQCLEEELKSRKDLEKLVRRLLKQTDECAREDTGRKSSLIA; this comes from the exons ATGACCGAGAATGGCAGTCATCAGCTGGTGGTAAAGGCCAGGTTCAATTTTAAGCAGACCAATGAGGACGAACTCTCCGTTAACAAAGGAGACATTATTTATGTCACCCGGGTTGAAGAAGGGGgctggtgggaagggaccttgaatGGAAAAACAGGCTGGTTCCCAAGCAACTACGTCAGAGAAATCAAATCCACCG ATAAACCACTCTCTCCCAAAGCATTAAAAGGACTTGAAAGCACTCAGCTGACAAAGAATTATTACCCTGTG GTGTtgcaaaatattctggaaaCAGAACGAGATTATGCGAAGGAACTACAGTCACTTCTGGGAACTTACTTAAGACCCCTCCAGTCTTATGATAA GCTCAGCGCCGTGGACATCGCATCATTGCTGGGAAATGTGGAAGAAATCAGTGCGTTTCAGCAAACACTGAATCAAGCCTTGGAAGATGTTGCAAA GCTCTCCGAGAACCAGCAACGTGTGGGAGGCTGCTTTATGAACCTGATGCCCCAGTTCCGGTCCCTCTACCTGACCTACTGTGCTAACCACCCGTCCGCAGTCAATGTCCTCACGCAGCACAG TGATGAGCTGGAGAAGTTCATGGAGAGCCAGGGTGCGGCCAACCCAGGCATTCTCATCTTAACCACGAGCCTCAGCAAACCCTTCCTGAGGCTGGATAAATACGTGacactgctgcaggagctggagcggcaCATGGAG GAGGCGCATGCAGATCATGAAGACATCTTGAAAGCCATCACATCCTTCAAATCTCTTGTG TCTCAGTGTCAGGAACTGAGGAAGAGGAAACAACTTGAGCTGCAGATCCTTTCTGAATCCATTCAGCgctgggaaggagaggacaTAAAAACGATGGGAAACATCATCTACATGTCCCAGGTTATGGTGCAGAGTGGGGGGAGCGAG gagaaggaagagcggtattttttgttgttttccaatGTTTTGCTCATGCTGTCTGCAAGCCCACGGATGAGTGGGTTCATCTATCAG GGAAAGCTGCCTTTAACAGGAATGACGCTGACAAAGCTGGAAGATGCCGAAGGGAACGAGCACATGTTTGAAATTGGAG GGAACATGACAGAGCGGATCACCGtgtcctgcagcaccagccaggACTTGCACGAATGGCTTGACCACTTGCAAAGGCTGACCAAAGGGACATGCAACACCGTATCCAAAACGCAGTCCTGGAGCGCTCATTCG ACATTTAGCTCAACCGGACAGATCCGTGGCCCTCTGGAACCCCCCAAAATCCTCAAGCCTTGGAGCTTGAGCTGCCTCCGTCCTGCTCCTCCACTCAGACCATCAGCGGCACTGAGTTACAAGGAG AGGATGTCTTATATCTTAAAG GACTCCAGCAAAAGTCCAAAAACCATGAAGAAGTTTcttccaaaaaggaaaactgagagaaaagcaTCAGATGAAGAGTTTGTTATTAGGAAAA GTACTGCTGCATTGGAAGAAGATGCTCAGATCTTGAAGGTGATCGAGGCATACTGTACCGGGGCAGGCTTCCAGCAAGCTCTCAGTTCAG GCTCCCGTAAAGACTCCATCCCCCAAGTCCTTCTtcctgaggaagagaaaatcaTCATCGAGGAAACAAGAAGCAATGGCCAGACTGTCACGGAGGAAAA gagcCTAGTTGACACAGTTTATGCACTGAAAGATGAAGTCAAGGAACTGAAGCAG GAGAACAAAAGGATGAAACAGTGTTTGGAGGAAGAGCTCAAATCCAGGAAGGACTTGGAGAAGCTGGTCAGAAGGCTGCTGAAGCAGACAGATGAGTGTGCCAGGGAGGACACGGGGCGCAAGTCGTCTCTGATTGCCTGA
- the CD40LG gene encoding CD40 ligand — MNEVYGSAAPRSMSSTSPSTMKMFMCFLAVFMVVQTIGTVLFCLYLHMKMDKMEEALSLNEDYIFLRKVQKCQTAEGQKSTLLDCEKILKGFKDLQYKDGAASKEGPKFEMQRGHEHPHLKSRNETSVAAEKRQPIAAHMAGLKSNKAVPVLEWKTTSYAPMNSLISYHEGKLKVEKAGLYYIYAQVSFCTKAAASAPFTLYIYLYLPMEEDRLLLKGLNTHSTSTAVCDFQSIREGGVFELREGDMIFVNVTDSTIVNYGHGSTYFGIFKL, encoded by the exons ATGAATGAAGTCTACGGCTCTGCTGCACCCCGATCCATGAGCAGCACCTCTCCCAGCACCATGAAAATGTTCATGTGCTTCCTCGCTGTATTTATGGTAGTACAGACGATCGGGACTGTACTCTTCTGTTTGTATCTTCACATGAAGATGGATAAG ATGGAAGAGGCGTTGAGCTTAAATGAAGACTACATCTTCCTGAGGAAAGTACAGAAATGCCAAACAGCAGAAGGTCAGAAGTCGACGTTATTGGACTGtgaaaaaattttaaaaggcttcAAGGACCTCCAGTACAAG gATGGGGCAGCCAGCAAGGAGGGGCCAAAGTTTGAAATGCAAAGAG GCCATGAGCACCCCCACTTGAAGAGCAGGAATGAGACATCTGTGGCAG CTGAGAAGAGGCAGCCGATTGCAGCCCACATGGCAGGACTGAAGAGCAACAAGGCGGTGCCAG TGCTAGAGTGGAAGACGACGAGCTACGCCCCAATGAACAGCTTGATATCCTACCACGAAGGGAAGCTGAAGGTGGAGAAGGCAGGGCTCTACTACATCTATGCACAAGTCAGCTTCTGCACCAAGGCAGCGGCTTCGGCACCGTTTACCCTCTATATTTATTTGTACCTCCCCATGGAAGAGGACCGGCTCTTGCTGAAGGGACTCAACACGCACAGCACCTCCACAGCTGTCTGTGACTTCCAGTCCATCCGGGAGGGAGGCGTCTTTGAGCTCCGGGAGGGCGACATGATCTTTGTCAACGTGACAGACTCAACGATAGTGAACTACGGCCATGGCAGCACCTACTTTGGCATCTTCAAGCTGTAG
- the ARHGEF6 gene encoding rho guanine nucleotide exchange factor 6 isoform X2 → MTENGSHQLVVKARFNFKQTNEDELSVNKGDIIYVTRVEEGGWWEGTLNGKTGWFPSNYVREIKSTDKPLSPKALKGLESTQLTKNYYPVVLQNILETERDYAKELQSLLGTYLRPLQSYDKLSAVDIASLLGNVEEISAFQQTLNQALEDVAKLSENQQRVGGCFMNLMPQFRSLYLTYCANHPSAVNVLTQHSDELEKFMESQGAANPGILILTTSLSKPFLRLDKYVTLLQELERHMEEAHADHEDILKAITSFKSLVSQCQELRKRKQLELQILSESIQRWEGEDIKTMGNIIYMSQVMVQSGGSEEKEERYFLLFSNVLLMLSASPRMSGFIYQGKLPLTGMTLTKLEDAEGNEHMFEIGGNMTERITVSCSTSQDLHEWLDHLQRLTKGTCNTVSKTQSWSAHSRMSYILKDSSKSPKTMKKFLPKRKTERKASDEEFVIRKSTAALEEDAQILKVIEAYCTGAGFQQALSSGSRKDSIPQVLLPEEEKIIIEETRSNGQTVTEEKSLVDTVYALKDEVKELKQENKRMKQCLEEELKSRKDLEKLVRRLLKQTDECAREDTGRKSSLIA, encoded by the exons ATGACCGAGAATGGCAGTCATCAGCTGGTGGTAAAGGCCAGGTTCAATTTTAAGCAGACCAATGAGGACGAACTCTCCGTTAACAAAGGAGACATTATTTATGTCACCCGGGTTGAAGAAGGGGgctggtgggaagggaccttgaatGGAAAAACAGGCTGGTTCCCAAGCAACTACGTCAGAGAAATCAAATCCACCG ATAAACCACTCTCTCCCAAAGCATTAAAAGGACTTGAAAGCACTCAGCTGACAAAGAATTATTACCCTGTG GTGTtgcaaaatattctggaaaCAGAACGAGATTATGCGAAGGAACTACAGTCACTTCTGGGAACTTACTTAAGACCCCTCCAGTCTTATGATAA GCTCAGCGCCGTGGACATCGCATCATTGCTGGGAAATGTGGAAGAAATCAGTGCGTTTCAGCAAACACTGAATCAAGCCTTGGAAGATGTTGCAAA GCTCTCCGAGAACCAGCAACGTGTGGGAGGCTGCTTTATGAACCTGATGCCCCAGTTCCGGTCCCTCTACCTGACCTACTGTGCTAACCACCCGTCCGCAGTCAATGTCCTCACGCAGCACAG TGATGAGCTGGAGAAGTTCATGGAGAGCCAGGGTGCGGCCAACCCAGGCATTCTCATCTTAACCACGAGCCTCAGCAAACCCTTCCTGAGGCTGGATAAATACGTGacactgctgcaggagctggagcggcaCATGGAG GAGGCGCATGCAGATCATGAAGACATCTTGAAAGCCATCACATCCTTCAAATCTCTTGTG TCTCAGTGTCAGGAACTGAGGAAGAGGAAACAACTTGAGCTGCAGATCCTTTCTGAATCCATTCAGCgctgggaaggagaggacaTAAAAACGATGGGAAACATCATCTACATGTCCCAGGTTATGGTGCAGAGTGGGGGGAGCGAG gagaaggaagagcggtattttttgttgttttccaatGTTTTGCTCATGCTGTCTGCAAGCCCACGGATGAGTGGGTTCATCTATCAG GGAAAGCTGCCTTTAACAGGAATGACGCTGACAAAGCTGGAAGATGCCGAAGGGAACGAGCACATGTTTGAAATTGGAG GGAACATGACAGAGCGGATCACCGtgtcctgcagcaccagccaggACTTGCACGAATGGCTTGACCACTTGCAAAGGCTGACCAAAGGGACATGCAACACCGTATCCAAAACGCAGTCCTGGAGCGCTCATTCG AGGATGTCTTATATCTTAAAG GACTCCAGCAAAAGTCCAAAAACCATGAAGAAGTTTcttccaaaaaggaaaactgagagaaaagcaTCAGATGAAGAGTTTGTTATTAGGAAAA GTACTGCTGCATTGGAAGAAGATGCTCAGATCTTGAAGGTGATCGAGGCATACTGTACCGGGGCAGGCTTCCAGCAAGCTCTCAGTTCAG GCTCCCGTAAAGACTCCATCCCCCAAGTCCTTCTtcctgaggaagagaaaatcaTCATCGAGGAAACAAGAAGCAATGGCCAGACTGTCACGGAGGAAAA gagcCTAGTTGACACAGTTTATGCACTGAAAGATGAAGTCAAGGAACTGAAGCAG GAGAACAAAAGGATGAAACAGTGTTTGGAGGAAGAGCTCAAATCCAGGAAGGACTTGGAGAAGCTGGTCAGAAGGCTGCTGAAGCAGACAGATGAGTGTGCCAGGGAGGACACGGGGCGCAAGTCGTCTCTGATTGCCTGA